The genomic window CAATGCGGATCAGCCCGTTCTCGGGTTCGGTCCGGTTGCAGACCCACGGATTCGGAACGACGATGCGTCCGGCAGAACCGTGGATGCGAAGCGCGGGGTCCAGGGTCGCGCCGCACGAACAGGCAAGCTGCGCCACGATCCGGTCCTTCCAGACCGCTATTGCGCAGGAGGAGAGGTCGATGTTCCCGGGGGCGGTCACGCCGCCGCAGGTGAAGCAGTCAGGCGGAGCCGGATCGGTTCCGAGCGCCGCTCCGGCAACCAGCATCGCCATCGAAAGCGGATAGCCGCCGATATCCCAGACCGCGCCGCCGCCGAGCGCCGGATTGAACAGCCGGTCGGCCGGATTGTATTTCGCCGCAAAGCCCATGGCGCTTTCGATAAGGTTGATTTCGCCGACGACATTCCTGCGCAGGAGTTCAAGCAGCTTCGCCGTCTGCGGATGCCAGCGGTACATATACCCTTCCAGAAAGAGGCTGCCGCACCGTTTCGCGGCAGCGAGGACGGCCGCAAGCGACTCCGGATCGATCGCCATCGGCTTTTCGCAGAGGACCGGCTTGCCCGCCTCGAGCGCCGCGATCGAAAGTTCCGCATGCGTGATGTGCGGCGTGGCGATATAGACCGCGTCGATGCGCGGATCGGCGAACACCGCACCGGGATTGACCACGGATTCCGGCACGCGGTTATCGGCGGCGAACCGGTCTGTCCGGGCCGGATCGCGTCCGGCGACCACCAGCGGCCGCCCGCTCTGCCCGGCATAAAGCGCCCGGATGAAGGTTGCCGCAATCCGGCCGGTACCGACGATTCCCCAATTGATCATGAAAGCCTCTCCTCTGTAATCCTGTTTCATACAATACCCCCGTTTCGGGAGAAGTCAAGCCGGGAAAACGGCACAAAAATTCCCGCCCGCGGCGCACCGGGGCGGGAATTCGGAACGTTTCTCCGGCTTACTGGAGCTTGAACTCGTAAGCGGTCAGCGAGTGTTTCGGATAAGTCGCGCTGAATTTGCCGTCCTTCACGGTGACCGTTCCGGCCAGGCCGCTGAAGTAATCGGTCGCCTCGACCTTCTCCTGATAGAGCTGGATCGACTCGCCGGAAGCGGTCTTGAAGTTCTTCAGCTCGATTTCGGCATTGACCGCGTTGTCGGGGTCCTTGTTGAAAACGAGCAGATAGAGGCTCTTGCCGTCGGCCGACTTCGTCGCGAAGGTCGCGATGGCCGGATAAGCCGGGAACTTCTCGCCGCCGCCGAGCTCCGCCTTGATGTCGCGGAATTCAAGCTTGCCGGAGACCGGGGCTTTCGCCTCCTCGAAGCGGAGCAGCATATCGGAGCCGTCCGCGTCGGAGAGCGTCGTGAAGCTCTTGCTTACCTTTGTCCACTGATCGGAGAGCGAAGCGTGGGTGAAGGCGGCGGCGGACATGGTTTTGTCCCAGCCGCGCGGGTCGCAGAGGCCGAGGCCCATCGTGGCTTGCGGAACTTCGCCCTTCTTATCCGGCACGAAACGCATTTCGAACGACAGCGTGATCGCAAGCGATTCCCCGTTCGGCAGGTTTTTCGGCCGGTTGATCCTGCTGAAAATAGTGTAGCAGTTGCCCTTCGCGTTGTTCAGCGTGAATTCGAGGCTGTTGCGGCCCGTGCTGCGCGGAACGATATCGCTGCGGTTGAAGCCGGTGAAGTTGAACTTGAAGCTGGTCTGCTCGCCGATTTTCGTGCCGGCGGAGTAGACGTCCCCGATCGACGGCATGAGTCCGGGACCGGCGGCCGCGGTCACGCGCGGATTTCCGGCTACGCTCGAGGCGACGATTTCAGTGCCGCGGTATTTGCCCCAGACCTCGAAGAACGGCAGCGTCGCCTTCCGCTCGGTGATCTTGCCGTCCGCATCGTTGGAGCGGTAGGCTCCCCACCAGCCGTTCAGGATGTGCCAGTAGTTCGCAAACTCAACCTTGTTCTCCGGCTGCTGCCAGAGGCGCATGAGGTCCGCGTTCATAAGCCCGGCCAGATAGGTGAAGCGGACCGGGAACGGATCGTTGCCGGAGCCGCCGATGTTGTATTCGGTGATCGCAAGCGGCAGCTCCTTTCCGGCGAGTTCTTTCGTGAGATCACGGTACTGTTTCATGCGCAGCGTGAGCTGATCCGGATAGGCGAGCACGCGGCGCAGCGCGGTATCCGCATCCTGCCCGCCGATGCCCGGGCCGTAAAAGTGGATCACGAGAAAGTCGGTCAGCGCGCCGGCGCCGGCGATGACCTTGCGGTTCCAGTCGCAGTTCCAGTCGGTGCCGTTGCCGGGCACGGTGACGAGCCCGAGCTTCACGGTCGGATCGACCTTGCGGATCGCCTTGATGGAATCGGTCGCATACTTGATGTACTGTTCCGGCGTGTAGGAGCGGCGCGGATTGGTCTTATGGCTGCCGTGATCGGTCTCGTTGCCGAGCTCGAAGTACTTGACGCCGTACGGCTCCTTATGACCCCACTCGGCACGCTTCATCGCCCACGGATGTTCGGGCGTAGCCGGAGCGTTCAGGTATTCGACGAGGTTCGCGAGGTGCTGCGGCAGCTCCTCGGCCGGGAGCGCGTAGTCGGTCAGCGTGAAGAGCGGTTCCCAGTTCATCTTTCTGCAGAGCTCCATGAACTGGTCGATGCCGAATTTCCAGTCGGAGCGTTCGGAGAGCGGCCCGACGGCGTGCGTCCAGTTGTAGTTGTGCGCAAGACAGCCGCCCGGATAACGCATCATGCCCATTCTGAGCGTCTTCGCCAGGCCGGTCGTGACCGGATTCGGCGCGTTTTTGTCCGGGTCCCAGAAGCCCTGCCCGTATTTGACGCCGTTCACATTGAAAGTTTTGGCATCAGCCGGCTCGCTGAAGATGCCGCGGCCGTCCGCCGCCTCGATATTGTTGCCGAAGCCGAGCTCGTTGACCGGAGCCACCACCTTTGAGGCATCGACGGTGATGACGGCCGGACCGGCCGCAAACAGCGCCGGCGCCGCGGCCAGAGCGGCCGCAGTCAGGGTACGGGACAGGTGTTTCATGGCAAATCTCCTATGTTCCCCAAAAAGTTGCCACCCTTCGGCCACGGGCCTCGGGTCTTTTGGGCCGAATGCCCAAAAGCTTCGGGTACTTTTCGGGGGCCCCGCTCTTCGGTGTTCCGTGCGGCTCCGCCGTACTCACACCTTCGAGAAAGGCATTGTTGATATTTTTCCAAAAAGTTGCCACCCTTCCTCCTTCGCCGAGGCTGCGGAGGACAAGTCGGGCTTGTCATCCACAGCGCCTGCGCGACGGATGATACTTTTCGGGGGCCCCGCTCTTCGGTGTTCCGTGCGGCTCCGCCGTACTCACACCTCAGAGAAAGGCATTGTTGATATTTCGATGGCATTGACATACCATCTCCATTTAGTTAATATGTTAACTTATACCGGTAATCTGAAAAATAATTTTTCGGGAAAAACCGCCTTCCCGCCGGATGGCGGCGGGAAGACGGGATAAGACTATTCGACGATTTCAGCTTTGATGTCGTCGAACCAGACGGTTCCGGAGGATTCCTGAAGGCCGACCTGGAAGCTCACGTCTTCCGCATCGGCGGGAATATCCGCCTGGGTCACGACCTCCTCCCAGCCGAACGTACCGTCTTTTTTCGGCTTGTGCTCGATCCACTGCCGGTCGCCGGAAGCGGCTTTGTAGTAGATCATCGCTTTGACTCCGAGGTACGGCTTCTCCGGCTTCGAGACGTTTTCGCCCCGGACCATCGAGGTTACCTTGAGTTTTTT from Victivallis lenta includes these protein-coding regions:
- a CDS encoding Gfo/Idh/MocA family protein; the encoded protein is MINWGIVGTGRIAATFIRALYAGQSGRPLVVAGRDPARTDRFAADNRVPESVVNPGAVFADPRIDAVYIATPHITHAELSIAALEAGKPVLCEKPMAIDPESLAAVLAAAKRCGSLFLEGYMYRWHPQTAKLLELLRRNVVGEINLIESAMGFAAKYNPADRLFNPALGGGAVWDIGGYPLSMAMLVAGAALGTDPAPPDCFTCGGVTAPGNIDLSSCAIAVWKDRIVAQLACSCGATLDPALRIHGSAGRIVVPNPWVCNRTEPENGLIRIERESGVEEIRVPADRTSFGYEADGFARLLASGAREAAAAPFTNAESLSLNRLLCRWRETVTAG
- a CDS encoding cellulase family glycosylhydrolase, yielding MKHLSRTLTAAALAAAPALFAAGPAVITVDASKVVAPVNELGFGNNIEAADGRGIFSEPADAKTFNVNGVKYGQGFWDPDKNAPNPVTTGLAKTLRMGMMRYPGGCLAHNYNWTHAVGPLSERSDWKFGIDQFMELCRKMNWEPLFTLTDYALPAEELPQHLANLVEYLNAPATPEHPWAMKRAEWGHKEPYGVKYFELGNETDHGSHKTNPRRSYTPEQYIKYATDSIKAIRKVDPTVKLGLVTVPGNGTDWNCDWNRKVIAGAGALTDFLVIHFYGPGIGGQDADTALRRVLAYPDQLTLRMKQYRDLTKELAGKELPLAITEYNIGGSGNDPFPVRFTYLAGLMNADLMRLWQQPENKVEFANYWHILNGWWGAYRSNDADGKITERKATLPFFEVWGKYRGTEIVASSVAGNPRVTAAAGPGLMPSIGDVYSAGTKIGEQTSFKFNFTGFNRSDIVPRSTGRNSLEFTLNNAKGNCYTIFSRINRPKNLPNGESLAITLSFEMRFVPDKKGEVPQATMGLGLCDPRGWDKTMSAAAFTHASLSDQWTKVSKSFTTLSDADGSDMLLRFEEAKAPVSGKLEFRDIKAELGGGEKFPAYPAIATFATKSADGKSLYLLVFNKDPDNAVNAEIELKNFKTASGESIQLYQEKVEATDYFSGLAGTVTVKDGKFSATYPKHSLTAYEFKLQ